From Streptomyces asiaticus, one genomic window encodes:
- a CDS encoding DUF742 domain-containing protein has protein sequence MSPGRRERGLVRPYVVTDGRAYPTRNTFDLVTLVMAHPDRPLTGLSPEKRRVMELCLGGALSVAEVAGYLELPVSVTKVLLGDLVDSGHISARAPIPPAELPEVQLLQEVLDGLRARL, from the coding sequence ATGAGTCCGGGGAGGCGCGAACGAGGATTGGTACGGCCGTATGTCGTGACCGACGGCCGTGCCTACCCGACTCGTAACACCTTCGACCTGGTGACCCTGGTCATGGCCCACCCCGACCGGCCGCTCACCGGGCTCAGCCCGGAGAAGCGGCGGGTCATGGAGCTGTGTCTGGGCGGGGCGCTCTCGGTGGCCGAGGTCGCCGGGTATCTGGAGCTGCCCGTCAGCGTCACCAAGGTCCTGCTCGGCGACCTCGTGGACAGCGGCCACATCAGCGCGCGGGCCCCCATCCCGCCCGCCGAACTCCCCGAGGTCCAGCTGCTCCAGGAGGTGCTCGATGGACTCCGCGCTCGCCTCTGA
- a CDS encoding class I SAM-dependent RNA methyltransferase — translation MQSEPKASLVGEEYEVEVGPVAHGGHCIARTAEGQVLFVRHALPGERVVARVTEGEEGARFLRADAVRVLDASKDRVEAPCPFAGPGKCGGCDWQHAAPGAQRRLKADVITEQLARLAGLTPEEAGWDGTVEPAPGDKVARGEVPAWRTRVQYAVDEQGRPGLRRHRSHEVEPIDHCLIAAPGVTELGVEKREWPQIATVEAIAATGSSDRQVVLTPRPGGRLPIVELDRPVSVLRVSESRGRDRARLVHRVHGRPFVRERAAGRTWRVGEGGFWQVHSKAADVLVEAVMQGLMPRKGEMALDLYCGVGLFAGAIAERVGERGAVLGIESSKRAVEDARHNLQDLERVRIEHGKVEQVLPRTGITEADLIVLDPPRAGAGRETVTRLAALGARRIAYVACDPAALARDLKYFRDAGYAPRRTRAFDLFPVTHHVECVTVLEPVREER, via the coding sequence ATGCAAAGTGAACCCAAGGCATCGCTGGTCGGCGAGGAGTACGAGGTCGAGGTCGGCCCGGTGGCGCACGGCGGTCACTGCATCGCCCGGACCGCCGAGGGCCAGGTGCTGTTCGTCCGGCACGCGCTGCCCGGCGAGCGGGTCGTCGCCCGGGTGACCGAGGGCGAGGAGGGCGCGCGCTTCCTGCGCGCCGACGCGGTGCGGGTGCTGGACGCCTCCAAGGACCGGGTCGAGGCGCCGTGCCCGTTCGCCGGGCCCGGCAAGTGCGGCGGCTGCGACTGGCAGCACGCCGCCCCCGGCGCCCAGCGCAGGCTCAAGGCCGACGTGATCACCGAGCAGCTGGCCCGGCTGGCCGGGCTCACCCCGGAAGAGGCGGGCTGGGACGGCACGGTCGAGCCCGCGCCCGGCGACAAGGTGGCCCGCGGCGAGGTCCCGGCCTGGCGCACCCGGGTGCAGTACGCGGTGGACGAGCAGGGCCGTCCCGGGCTGCGCCGCCACCGCTCGCACGAGGTCGAGCCGATCGACCACTGTCTGATCGCCGCCCCCGGCGTCACCGAACTCGGCGTCGAGAAGCGCGAATGGCCCCAGATCGCCACCGTGGAGGCCATCGCCGCCACCGGCTCCTCCGACCGGCAGGTGGTCCTCACCCCGCGCCCCGGCGGCCGGCTGCCGATCGTGGAGCTGGACCGGCCGGTCTCCGTGCTGCGGGTCAGCGAGTCCCGCGGCCGCGACCGGGCCCGTCTGGTGCACCGCGTCCACGGCCGCCCCTTCGTCCGCGAGCGCGCGGCGGGCCGCACCTGGCGGGTCGGTGAGGGCGGCTTCTGGCAGGTCCACTCGAAGGCGGCGGACGTCCTCGTCGAGGCCGTGATGCAGGGTCTGATGCCCCGTAAGGGCGAGATGGCCCTCGATCTGTACTGCGGCGTCGGCCTCTTCGCGGGCGCGATCGCCGAGCGGGTGGGGGAGCGCGGCGCGGTGCTGGGCATCGAGTCGAGCAAGCGCGCGGTCGAGGACGCCCGGCACAACCTCCAGGACCTGGAGCGCGTCCGTATCGAGCACGGCAAGGTCGAGCAGGTGCTGCCCCGCACCGGGATCACCGAGGCCGACCTGATCGTCCTGGACCCGCCCCGCGCGGGCGCGGGGCGGGAGACGGTCACCCGCCTCGCGGCCCTGGGCGCCCGCCGCATCGCCTACGTCGCCTGCGACCCGGCGGCCCTCGCCCGCGACCTCAAGTACTTCCGCGACGCGGGCTACGCCCCACGCCGCACCCGCGCCTTCGACCTCTTCCCGGTGACGCATCACGTGGAGTGCGTGACGGTGCTGGAGCCCGTGCGCGAGGAGCGCTGA
- a CDS encoding roadblock/LC7 domain-containing protein yields the protein MNDHLNNELGWMLDEVVKMPEARHAILLSADGMLRAHSQGIARDEAERQAAALSGLQSISRSTSEFCDPHETPWQQTLVEFVGGYVFLIAAGPGAYLAVSATEAVDMEAVSYRMQKLVDRLGKELTSPPRQGLPRQGIGSHA from the coding sequence ATGAACGACCATCTCAACAACGAGCTCGGCTGGATGCTCGACGAGGTCGTCAAGATGCCGGAGGCGCGGCACGCGATCCTGCTCTCCGCGGACGGGATGCTCCGGGCACACTCCCAGGGCATCGCGCGCGACGAGGCCGAGCGCCAAGCCGCCGCACTCTCCGGGCTGCAATCGATCAGCCGCTCCACCTCCGAGTTCTGTGATCCGCACGAGACGCCCTGGCAGCAGACGCTCGTCGAGTTCGTCGGCGGGTACGTCTTCCTGATCGCCGCCGGGCCCGGTGCGTATCTGGCGGTCTCGGCCACCGAGGCGGTGGACATGGAGGCGGTCAGCTACCGGATGCAGAAGCTCGTCGACCGGCTCGGCAAGGAGCTCACCAGCCCGCCGAGGCAGGGCCTCCCGCGGCAGGGGATCGGCAGTCACGCATGA
- a CDS encoding GTP-binding protein, producing the protein MDSALASDQAAYLPATVRVAAKILVVGHFAVGKTTYVNSLSEIRPLRTEETMTEAGALTDDLRGTEGKTTTTVAMDFGRLTLSESLVLYLFGTPGQQRFTRLWRDMTLGALGALVLADTRRLEQSFPVMAVLEEHGLPYAVAVNHFEGAPRFAEPEVREALDLLPETPLVTCDARDRISSTHALIALVQYLQARQTRSSQEIV; encoded by the coding sequence ATGGACTCCGCGCTCGCCTCTGACCAGGCGGCCTATCTGCCGGCCACGGTGCGGGTGGCGGCGAAGATCCTCGTCGTCGGGCACTTCGCGGTCGGCAAGACGACCTATGTGAACTCGCTGTCCGAGATCCGGCCGCTGCGCACCGAGGAGACGATGACCGAGGCCGGTGCGCTCACCGACGATCTGCGGGGCACCGAGGGCAAGACGACCACCACCGTCGCCATGGACTTCGGCCGGCTCACCCTCAGCGAGTCCCTGGTGCTCTATCTGTTCGGCACACCGGGGCAGCAGCGCTTCACCCGGCTGTGGCGGGACATGACGCTCGGGGCGCTGGGCGCGCTGGTGCTGGCCGACACCCGGCGGCTGGAGCAGTCCTTCCCGGTGATGGCCGTCCTGGAGGAACACGGACTGCCGTACGCCGTCGCCGTCAACCACTTCGAGGGCGCTCCCCGCTTCGCCGAGCCGGAGGTCCGGGAGGCCCTCGATCTGCTTCCGGAGACGCCCCTGGTGACCTGCGACGCCCGGGACCGGATCTCCTCCACCCACGCGCTGATCGCCCTCGTCCAGTACCTACAGGCCCGCCAGACCCGTAGTTCTCAGGAGATTGTGTGA
- a CDS encoding APC family permease: protein MSKLTDLPKRILIGRALRSDKLGETLLPKRIALPVFASDPLSSVAYAPGQVMIVLSVAGASAYHYSPWITIAIVVLMFTVVASYRQNVHAYPSGGGDYEVATTNLGPKAGLTVASALLVDYVLTVAVSISSGVENLGSAVPFFVENKTLCAVGIILLLTLMNLRGVRESGKLFAIPTYVFVGGVFAMILWGAYRGLVLGDDMKAPTAGYEVHAEQTGLAGFALIFLLLRAFSDGCAALTGVEAISNGVPAFRKPKSRNAATTLALMGGLAVAMFVGIITLALATNVKMAENPARDLLKNGAPLGADYTQNPVISQVAAAVFGDGSFLFVVLAAATALVLFLAANTAYNGFPLLGSILAQDRYLPRQLHTRGDRLAFSNGIVLLASAAAVLVYLYGADSTRLIQLYIVGVFVSFTLSQTGMVRHWNRHLATERNPNTRRRMIRARAINTFGAFFTGLVLVVVLLTKFTHGAWVALLGMVIFYVTMTAIRRHYDGVSEELAAATEQLDEEEVRPSRVHSIVLVSKVHKPTLRALAYAKLMRSHRLEALSINVDPAETKALQEVWHERGIDVPLKILDSPYREITRPVIDYVKSLRRESPRDVVSVFIPEYVVGRWYEHLLHNQSALRLKGRLLFTPGVMVTSVPWQLDSSELARKRARKRAEWSAPGAVRRGPVIPPKRERGEKGAKGEKPGVTSQVPGG from the coding sequence GTGTCCAAACTGACCGACCTCCCGAAACGGATCCTGATCGGGCGGGCGCTGCGCAGCGACAAGCTGGGGGAGACCCTCCTCCCGAAGCGCATCGCGCTCCCCGTCTTCGCCTCCGACCCCCTGTCCTCCGTCGCGTACGCGCCGGGGCAGGTGATGATCGTTCTGTCCGTGGCGGGTGCGTCGGCCTACCACTACAGCCCGTGGATCACGATCGCCATCGTCGTGCTGATGTTCACGGTGGTCGCCTCGTACCGCCAGAACGTCCACGCGTACCCCAGCGGAGGTGGTGACTACGAGGTCGCCACCACCAACCTCGGCCCCAAGGCGGGACTGACCGTCGCCAGCGCCCTGCTGGTCGACTACGTCCTCACGGTGGCGGTGTCGATCTCCTCGGGTGTGGAGAACCTCGGCTCGGCCGTCCCCTTCTTCGTCGAGAACAAGACGCTCTGCGCGGTCGGGATCATTCTGCTGCTGACGCTCATGAACCTCCGGGGCGTACGGGAGTCGGGCAAGCTCTTCGCGATCCCCACCTATGTCTTCGTCGGCGGCGTCTTCGCGATGATCCTCTGGGGCGCCTACCGCGGGCTGGTCCTGGGCGACGACATGAAGGCCCCCACCGCGGGCTACGAGGTGCACGCCGAGCAGACCGGGCTGGCCGGCTTCGCGCTGATCTTCCTGCTGCTGCGCGCGTTCTCCGACGGCTGTGCCGCCCTGACCGGCGTCGAGGCGATCAGCAACGGCGTGCCCGCCTTCCGCAAGCCCAAGAGCCGTAACGCGGCCACGACGCTGGCGCTGATGGGCGGCCTCGCCGTGGCCATGTTCGTCGGCATCATCACCCTCGCCCTGGCCACCAACGTCAAGATGGCCGAGAACCCCGCGCGGGACCTGCTGAAGAACGGGGCACCGCTCGGTGCCGACTACACCCAGAACCCGGTGATCTCGCAGGTGGCGGCCGCCGTCTTCGGCGACGGATCGTTCCTGTTCGTGGTGCTCGCGGCGGCCACCGCGCTGGTGCTGTTCCTGGCCGCCAACACCGCGTACAACGGCTTCCCGCTGCTCGGCTCGATCCTCGCCCAGGACCGCTACCTGCCGCGCCAGCTGCACACCCGCGGCGACCGGCTCGCCTTCTCCAACGGCATCGTGCTGCTGGCCTCGGCCGCCGCCGTCCTGGTCTACCTCTACGGGGCCGACTCCACCCGGCTGATCCAGCTCTACATCGTCGGTGTCTTCGTCTCGTTCACCCTCAGCCAGACCGGCATGGTGCGGCACTGGAACCGCCATCTGGCCACCGAGCGGAACCCCAACACCCGCCGCCGCATGATCCGCGCCCGCGCGATCAACACCTTCGGGGCCTTCTTCACCGGCCTGGTGCTGGTCGTGGTGCTGCTGACGAAGTTCACCCACGGCGCCTGGGTCGCCCTGCTCGGCATGGTCATCTTCTACGTCACCATGACGGCCATCAGGCGCCACTACGACGGCGTCTCCGAGGAGCTGGCGGCGGCCACCGAACAGCTCGACGAGGAGGAGGTGCGCCCCTCCCGGGTGCACTCCATCGTCCTGGTCTCCAAGGTCCACAAGCCGACGCTGCGCGCCCTGGCCTACGCCAAGCTGATGCGCTCCCACCGGCTGGAGGCGCTGAGCATCAACGTGGACCCCGCCGAGACCAAGGCGCTCCAGGAGGTCTGGCACGAGCGCGGCATAGACGTACCGCTCAAGATCCTCGACTCGCCCTACCGCGAGATCACCCGGCCGGTCATCGACTACGTCAAGAGCCTGCGCCGGGAGAGCCCGCGCGATGTGGTCTCCGTCTTCATCCCCGAGTACGTGGTCGGCCGCTGGTACGAGCATCTGCTGCACAACCAGAGCGCGCTGCGGCTCAAGGGGCGGCTGCTGTTCACCCCGGGCGTCATGGTGACCTCCGTGCCGTGGCAGCTGGACTCCTCCGAGCTGGCCCGGAAGCGGGCCCGCAAGCGGGCCGAGTGGAGCGCGCCGGGTGCGGTGCGGCGCGGCCCGGTGATCCCGCCCAAGCGGGAGCGGGGCGAGAAGGGGGCGAAGGGCGAGAAGCCGGGGGTCACCTCGCAGGTGCCGGGAGGCTAG
- a CDS encoding cytochrome P450, with amino-acid sequence MTNSPAAGPVPPPGCPAHAAPTEAGGATGSRAAVPMYGQEFADDPHGAYARMRATFGPIAPVELSPGVYASLVTSYQLGLEILRDTERFAKDPRGWRAVQDGTVGPDNPVAPMLMYRPNALFSDGEAHARLRGAITDSLDRVDPHALSEYVERSAETLIDAFASRGRADLITEYASVLPLLVFNQLFGARPADGPKLVETMMKLFDSGEDAAAANDELLRWISGLVAEKREQLAADVTSWLIAHPSQLADEELMQQIILLMAAGTDPQQNLIANALRLLLSDDRFAGELSGGSMPVEDALDEVLWNDPPMANYGTRFPRYDCEVAGVRLRKGDPVLISYAAANHEAALASDRRTGNRAHLAWSAGAHRCPAERPARVIASVAIERLLDRLPDMELAVPVERLTWRTGPFHRALAALPVRFPAQAAARAEPFAASVSKSAPFDESPGGSQWNPVPSSSTPPAETLSERQPESQQAARRRLLSFLTAWWRGQ; translated from the coding sequence GTGACCAATAGTCCAGCCGCCGGGCCCGTTCCGCCGCCCGGCTGCCCCGCGCACGCCGCCCCCACCGAGGCCGGGGGCGCCACCGGGTCCCGCGCGGCCGTACCGATGTACGGGCAGGAGTTCGCCGACGACCCGCACGGCGCCTATGCGCGGATGCGCGCCACCTTCGGGCCGATCGCACCGGTCGAGCTCTCGCCGGGGGTGTACGCCTCGCTGGTCACCAGCTATCAGCTCGGCCTGGAGATCCTGCGCGACACCGAGCGGTTCGCCAAGGACCCGCGCGGCTGGCGGGCGGTGCAGGACGGCACCGTGGGGCCGGACAACCCGGTCGCGCCGATGCTGATGTACCGGCCGAACGCGCTGTTCAGCGATGGTGAGGCACACGCCCGGCTGCGCGGGGCGATCACCGACAGCCTGGACCGGGTGGATCCGCACGCCCTCAGCGAGTACGTCGAGCGCAGCGCGGAGACACTGATCGACGCCTTCGCCTCCCGGGGCCGGGCCGATCTGATCACCGAGTACGCGTCGGTGCTCCCGCTGCTGGTCTTCAACCAGCTCTTCGGCGCCCGCCCGGCGGACGGGCCGAAGCTGGTCGAGACGATGATGAAGCTCTTCGACAGCGGCGAGGACGCGGCGGCCGCCAACGACGAACTGCTGCGGTGGATCTCCGGCCTGGTGGCGGAGAAGCGCGAGCAGCTCGCCGCCGACGTCACCTCCTGGCTGATCGCGCACCCCTCGCAGCTCGCCGACGAAGAGCTGATGCAGCAGATCATCCTGCTGATGGCGGCCGGTACCGACCCCCAGCAGAACCTGATCGCCAACGCGCTGCGGCTGCTGTTGTCGGACGACCGCTTCGCCGGTGAGCTGTCCGGCGGCAGCATGCCCGTCGAGGACGCCCTGGACGAGGTGCTCTGGAACGATCCGCCGATGGCCAACTACGGCACCCGCTTCCCCCGGTACGACTGCGAGGTGGCGGGCGTACGGCTGCGCAAGGGCGACCCGGTGCTCATCAGCTACGCGGCGGCCAACCACGAGGCCGCCCTGGCCTCCGACCGCCGCACCGGCAACCGCGCCCACCTGGCCTGGAGCGCGGGCGCCCACCGCTGCCCCGCCGAGCGGCCCGCCCGGGTGATCGCCTCCGTGGCCATCGAGCGCCTCCTGGACCGCCTCCCGGACATGGAACTCGCGGTCCCCGTCGAGCGGCTGACCTGGCGGACCGGACCCTTCCACCGTGCCCTGGCCGCCCTGCCGGTGCGCTTCCCCGCCCAGGCGGCGGCTCGGGCCGAGCCGTTCGCGGCGTCCGTGTCCAAGTCGGCCCCATTCGACGAGAGCCCTGGAGGCAGCCAGTGGAACCCCGTCCCATCGTCCTCGACCCCGCCGGCCGAGACATTGTCGGAGAGGCAGCCCGAGTCGCAGCAGGCGGCGAGGCGACGCTTGTTGAGCTTCCTGACGGCGTGGTGGCGTGGGCAATAA
- a CDS encoding cytochrome P450 family protein — translation MVAWAITRQRTLKQLLTDPRVSKDPRQHWPAWNNGEISPEWPLITWVAVENMFTAYGGEHRRLRTLVSKAFTARRTAALRPRIEEICARLLDDLAAAGPGEVVDLREAYAYPLPIQVISELFGLEDEHLRERMRRVVDSIFHTSASAEEVTATYGEMYAVLGELVATKRETPGDDLTSGLIAVRDEESDSRLSEKELTDTLALFLSAGHETTVNLLDNAIHALLTRPEQLEHVRAGRATWDDVIEETLRHSAPVANLPLRYAVEDIELDGGVVLRKGDAILAAYAAAGRDPEVHGDADAFDVTRQLKSHLAFGHGVHLCVGAPLGRLEAAIALPALFDRFPGLTLASGQDPLEPVESFISNGHRTLPARLA, via the coding sequence GTGGTGGCGTGGGCAATAACCCGCCAGCGCACGCTCAAACAGCTGCTGACCGACCCCCGGGTCTCCAAGGACCCCCGGCAGCACTGGCCCGCGTGGAACAACGGTGAGATCTCGCCCGAGTGGCCGCTGATCACCTGGGTCGCCGTGGAGAACATGTTCACGGCCTACGGCGGTGAGCACCGGCGGCTGCGCACCCTGGTCTCCAAGGCGTTCACCGCCCGGCGCACCGCCGCCCTGCGGCCGCGCATCGAGGAGATCTGCGCCAGGCTCCTGGACGACCTGGCCGCCGCCGGGCCGGGCGAGGTGGTCGATCTGCGCGAGGCGTACGCGTACCCGCTGCCCATCCAGGTGATCTCCGAGCTGTTCGGGCTCGAGGACGAGCACCTGCGCGAGCGGATGCGCCGGGTCGTGGACAGCATCTTCCACACCTCCGCCTCCGCGGAGGAGGTCACCGCCACCTACGGCGAGATGTACGCCGTCCTCGGCGAGCTGGTGGCCACCAAGCGCGAGACGCCCGGCGACGACCTGACCAGCGGGCTGATCGCGGTGCGGGACGAGGAGAGCGACTCCAGGCTCAGCGAGAAGGAGCTCACCGACACCCTCGCCCTGTTCCTCTCGGCCGGTCACGAGACCACGGTCAACCTCCTGGACAACGCCATCCACGCGCTGCTCACCCGGCCCGAGCAGCTCGAGCACGTCCGGGCAGGCCGGGCCACCTGGGACGATGTGATCGAGGAGACACTGCGGCACTCCGCCCCGGTCGCCAACCTGCCGCTGCGCTACGCCGTGGAGGACATCGAGCTGGACGGCGGCGTGGTGCTGCGCAAGGGCGACGCGATCCTGGCCGCCTACGCGGCCGCCGGACGCGACCCGGAGGTGCACGGCGACGCGGACGCGTTCGACGTCACCCGGCAGCTCAAGAGCCATCTGGCGTTCGGCCACGGCGTCCATCTGTGCGTCGGCGCCCCGCTGGGGCGGCTGGAGGCCGCGATCGCGCTCCCGGCGCTCTTCGACCGCTTCCCCGGGCTCACGCTCGCCTCCGGGCAGGACCCGCTGGAGCCGGTGGAGTCCTTCATTTCCAACGGCCACCGCACCCTGCCCGCGCGGCTGGCCTGA
- a CDS encoding MMPL family transporter, with amino-acid sequence MFGRIGRFAVNRPWLIVAMWVIAAVGLAILAPPLKSSSDQADFLPSHYESVRVTKLQEHAFPQQESAAAILVYQRSDGGKLSEADKAAVIKATKGFQDKKYKTFKSVVTTPQAVSKDGKMALGNIYSTKKNLYDEDTQQSIKDLRADRDKLLKGTSLKVDVAGPAASGLDSAESEGDTDAMIMMATLVLIIVLLGAIFRSPLIALMPVLMILVMFIMAQGLIGTASDWFGLEADSSVSAILIVVLFGVGTDYMLFLLFRYRENLRQGQEPKEALIQAVTRVGETIASAAGAVIVAFLALTLSTMGSMRAMGPSLAISVAVTLVAALTLVPAVFSLLGTKAFWPSKAWKQSPRNRLAKGTGSLVSRRPGLIATVSACVLAALAVGAFGFKAEFDTDSSLPKDLESVKAMAELQKSFSAGESDPSLVYVQSKDGAKLDAAALTGFRKKLEGVEGVGEVSPAVPNPKGDVAQFSVVLKYRPASEKAIELVAGDLRDTAHSSAPQGSEALVGGTTAVLGDIEDAVNHDYRLVFPVAGVAIMLILGLLLRSVVAPLYLMLAVGLGFAATLGSTVWLFQDIRGEHGLLFMLPIVVYLFVVAIGTDYNILMVARLREEVGKGKSPAEAARLAVAQSAPTIGSAAIILAGTFGVLMLASNTMLQQMGFAVAFGILLTAFIMALLLVPTVTAMLGSKAWWPNHRFDSPHASGGPGRAEETDTAETVRV; translated from the coding sequence ATGTTCGGGCGAATAGGACGGTTCGCCGTCAACCGTCCATGGCTGATCGTCGCGATGTGGGTCATCGCGGCGGTCGGCCTGGCCATCCTTGCCCCACCGCTGAAGTCCAGCTCCGACCAAGCTGACTTCCTGCCCTCGCACTACGAGTCGGTGCGGGTGACCAAGCTCCAGGAGCACGCGTTCCCGCAGCAGGAGAGCGCGGCCGCCATCCTGGTCTACCAGCGGTCGGACGGCGGAAAGCTCTCCGAGGCCGACAAGGCCGCCGTCATCAAGGCGACCAAGGGGTTCCAGGACAAGAAGTACAAGACCTTCAAGTCCGTGGTGACCACACCCCAGGCCGTCTCCAAAGACGGCAAGATGGCGCTGGGCAACATCTACTCGACCAAGAAGAACCTCTACGACGAGGACACCCAGCAGTCGATCAAGGATCTGCGCGCGGACCGCGACAAGCTGCTGAAGGGCACCTCGCTGAAGGTCGATGTGGCCGGTCCCGCGGCCTCGGGGCTCGATTCCGCCGAGTCCGAGGGTGACACCGACGCCATGATCATGATGGCCACCCTGGTCCTGATCATCGTGCTGCTCGGCGCCATCTTCCGCAGTCCGCTCATCGCGCTGATGCCCGTGCTGATGATCCTGGTGATGTTCATCATGGCCCAGGGTCTGATCGGCACCGCCAGCGACTGGTTCGGACTCGAGGCCGACAGCAGCGTCTCCGCGATCCTGATCGTGGTGCTGTTCGGCGTCGGCACGGACTACATGCTGTTCCTGCTGTTCCGCTACCGCGAAAACCTCCGCCAGGGCCAGGAGCCCAAGGAGGCCTTGATCCAGGCGGTCACCCGGGTCGGCGAGACCATCGCCTCGGCGGCCGGCGCGGTCATCGTGGCGTTCCTCGCCCTGACGCTGTCGACGATGGGCAGCATGCGCGCCATGGGGCCCTCGCTGGCGATCTCCGTCGCGGTGACCCTGGTGGCGGCCCTCACCCTGGTGCCCGCGGTGTTCTCGCTGCTGGGAACCAAGGCGTTCTGGCCGTCCAAGGCGTGGAAGCAGTCGCCCCGCAACCGGCTCGCCAAGGGCACCGGCTCCCTGGTCTCGCGCCGTCCCGGGCTGATCGCCACGGTGTCCGCCTGTGTGCTGGCGGCGCTCGCGGTGGGCGCGTTCGGCTTCAAGGCCGAGTTCGACACCGACAGCTCGCTGCCGAAGGACCTGGAGTCCGTCAAGGCCATGGCGGAGCTCCAGAAGAGCTTCTCGGCCGGTGAGTCCGACCCGAGCCTGGTGTACGTCCAGTCCAAGGACGGCGCCAAGCTGGACGCCGCGGCGCTGACCGGGTTCCGGAAGAAGCTGGAGGGGGTCGAGGGCGTCGGTGAGGTCTCCCCCGCCGTGCCCAACCCCAAGGGCGACGTGGCCCAGTTCAGCGTCGTGCTGAAGTACCGGCCCGCCTCCGAGAAGGCCATCGAGCTGGTGGCCGGGGACCTGCGGGACACCGCGCACAGCTCCGCGCCCCAGGGCAGCGAGGCCCTGGTGGGCGGAACGACCGCGGTGCTGGGCGATATCGAGGACGCGGTCAACCACGACTACCGGCTGGTGTTCCCGGTCGCGGGCGTGGCCATCATGCTGATCCTCGGCCTGCTGCTGCGCAGCGTGGTGGCACCGCTGTACCTGATGCTCGCCGTGGGCCTCGGCTTCGCCGCGACCCTGGGCTCGACGGTCTGGCTGTTCCAGGACATCAGGGGCGAGCACGGCCTGCTCTTCATGCTGCCGATCGTGGTCTATCTGTTCGTGGTGGCGATCGGCACGGACTACAACATCCTGATGGTGGCCCGATTGCGGGAGGAGGTCGGGAAGGGCAAGTCCCCGGCCGAGGCGGCCCGGCTCGCGGTGGCCCAGTCGGCACCGACGATCGGTTCGGCCGCCATCATCCTGGCGGGCACCTTCGGTGTGCTGATGCTGGCAAGCAACACCATGCTCCAGCAGATGGGCTTCGCCGTCGCCTTCGGCATCCTGCTCACCGCCTTCATCATGGCGCTGCTGCTGGTGCCGACGGTGACCGCGATGCTCGGCTCCAAGGCGTGGTGGCCCAACCACCGCTTCGACTCCCCGCACGCCTCCGGTGGCCCGGGGCGGGCCGAGGAGACCGACACCGCGGAGACCGTACGGGTGTGA
- a CDS encoding ATP-binding protein — MSASGLLPARTELRPIVSELRLSAFKSHRRAAFRLGPLTLISGPSGSGKSGVLEAYAALARLAGGARLAEVFRDPAAYIPRRARPDRQGRRGFRIGCTVDGPVGPVRVDVAVQAEPELRIVGERMTGAGETLLETALRDPGRRCVQAAWHTAGAVAVTRAPLPDDRLATSLLPLRVAGTTEGQRLALAAAEQVVIALRSVFPCDPRPDRMRAPAAPRDGRLRGGCENLAAVLRRTSRECGSRHAALVAAVRAGCAGPVEGLVTEGRADGVVRALVEQGELGAMPVERLGDGELRYLALALVLLTGPGVLAVDPAADVLPARQVLTVLADGFDRCLDRRQARELLGVAARMCARGHIRLVGTVGDVTGAVGDAPVTVVNLGRERVP, encoded by the coding sequence ATGAGCGCATCCGGGCTGCTGCCCGCAAGGACCGAACTGCGGCCCATCGTCTCCGAGTTGAGGCTGTCGGCCTTCAAGAGCCACCGCCGTGCCGCGTTCCGGCTGGGACCGCTGACCTTGATCTCCGGTCCGAGCGGCAGCGGCAAGTCCGGGGTGCTGGAGGCGTACGCGGCGCTCGCGCGGCTCGCGGGCGGCGCCCGGCTCGCGGAGGTGTTCCGCGATCCGGCCGCGTACATCCCGCGCCGGGCGCGGCCGGACCGGCAGGGGCGGCGCGGCTTCCGCATCGGCTGCACCGTGGACGGCCCGGTCGGGCCGGTACGGGTCGATGTCGCCGTACAGGCCGAGCCCGAACTGCGCATCGTGGGCGAGCGGATGACGGGGGCGGGGGAGACCCTGCTGGAGACGGCGCTGCGCGACCCGGGGCGGCGCTGTGTCCAGGCCGCCTGGCACACGGCGGGCGCGGTCGCGGTGACCCGCGCCCCGCTGCCCGACGACCGGCTGGCGACCTCGCTGCTGCCGCTGCGGGTCGCGGGCACGACGGAGGGGCAGCGGCTGGCGCTCGCCGCCGCCGAGCAGGTGGTCATCGCGCTGCGCTCGGTCTTCCCCTGCGATCCGCGGCCGGACCGGATGCGGGCGCCGGCGGCGCCGAGGGACGGGCGGCTGCGCGGCGGCTGCGAGAACCTGGCGGCGGTGCTGCGGCGGACCAGCCGGGAGTGCGGCTCGCGGCACGCGGCGCTGGTCGCGGCGGTCCGGGCGGGGTGCGCCGGGCCGGTCGAGGGGCTGGTCACGGAGGGGCGGGCGGACGGGGTGGTGCGAGCCCTCGTCGAGCAGGGGGAGCTCGGCGCGATGCCCGTGGAGCGCCTCGGCGACGGCGAGCTGCGGTATCTCGCGCTCGCGCTGGTGCTGCTGACCGGGCCCGGTGTGCTGGCCGTGGACCCGGCGGCCGATGTGCTCCCCGCGCGGCAGGTGCTGACCGTGCTGGCCGACGGTTTCGACCGGTGTCTGGACCGGCGGCAGGCGCGGGAGCTCCTGGGGGTGGCGGCCCGGATGTGCGCACGGGGGCACATCCGGCTCGTGGGGACGGTGGGGGACGTGACGGGGGCGGTCGGGGACGCCCCCGTCACGGTGGTAAACCTGGGGCGTGAGCGAGTCCCATGA